The Desulfoscipio gibsoniae DSM 7213 genome contains a region encoding:
- a CDS encoding 3'-5' exonuclease, which produces MNYVALDFETANHSRSSICSVGIAIVENGNVVEQKSWLVRPPDLYFHPFFTRIHGIRAEDVIDEPNFKELWHSTLKDYLTGKTVLAHNAAFDINVLRNTLNQYLISHPQLTYQCSVVIAKKTWPGLGSYKLNNLAKRFGISFKHHDAAEDALACAKIVLEAGVAMGAHSFNELVNKLYINVKDFAI; this is translated from the coding sequence ATGAATTATGTTGCTTTAGATTTTGAAACCGCAAACCATAGTAGATCAAGTATATGTTCAGTTGGCATAGCTATAGTTGAAAATGGTAATGTAGTTGAACAAAAATCTTGGCTTGTAAGGCCACCTGATTTATACTTTCATCCTTTCTTCACCAGAATACATGGTATTAGGGCTGAGGATGTAATTGATGAGCCAAATTTTAAGGAACTTTGGCATTCAACGTTAAAGGATTATCTTACGGGTAAGACTGTTCTGGCTCATAATGCCGCCTTTGATATTAACGTTTTAAGGAATACTCTTAATCAATATTTGATTTCACACCCCCAGCTTACTTATCAATGCTCTGTAGTTATTGCTAAAAAGACGTGGCCAGGTCTGGGATCTTATAAGTTAAATAATTTGGCCAAACGTTTTGGCATTTCTTTTAAACATCACGATGCTGCCGAAGATGCCTTGGCTTGCGCGAAGATAGTTTTAGAAGCTGGCGTAGCAATGGGTGCTCATTCTTTTAATGAGTTAGTTAACAAACTATACATAAACGTTAAAGATTTTGCAATTTAA
- a CDS encoding PH domain-containing protein, whose amino-acid sequence MGLLSGLMGNASEVNIVEVQKEFANVLAPSEQIEKAYKLVRDMFIFTNKRLILVDKQGVTGKKMEYHSIPFRSITHFSIETAGHFDLDAELKIWISGNSTPISKQFNKSLNIYELQSVLAQYVLK is encoded by the coding sequence ATGGGCTTATTAAGTGGTTTAATGGGAAATGCCTCGGAGGTTAATATTGTAGAAGTACAAAAAGAATTTGCTAATGTACTTGCCCCCTCTGAACAAATTGAAAAGGCTTATAAACTTGTCCGTGATATGTTTATTTTCACAAATAAGCGTCTTATACTTGTTGACAAACAAGGGGTTACTGGAAAAAAGATGGAATATCACTCAATTCCCTTTAGAAGTATTACTCATTTCAGCATTGAAACAGCAGGACATTTTGACCTTGATGCTGAGCTCAAAATTTGGATATCTGGTAATTCAACCCCTATTTCCAAGCAATTCAATAAAAGCTTAAATATTTATGAGCTTCAAAGTGTCTTAGCGCAATACGTTCTTAAGTAA
- a CDS encoding nuclease-related domain-containing protein, translating to MAETLQWPRSLNKQIINIESKSPKKSNPLKLFTMLMAFGLIACLITWLFCNNAAFTILLLFAWIFIMVLILLVQKLSPSSIESEKILKGLSGEVLVANILDRLPEGWLIINDIKLDGAQIDHIAIGPTGIFCLETKNWNNAGCDENGNWYRFHLSHWVPVKTSPAEQNAVHVLSLGRYLKKRLGLNIKIYSIIVLANSNAKLNIAAKVVPPGDTLICLPGELHKLILNNKGIELTSNEVSEIAITLVSNKT from the coding sequence GTGGCTGAAACATTACAATGGCCGAGATCATTAAACAAACAAATTATAAACATAGAAAGCAAAAGCCCTAAAAAATCGAACCCCTTAAAATTATTTACTATGCTCATGGCTTTTGGCCTAATTGCATGCCTCATTACGTGGCTATTCTGTAATAACGCTGCATTTACCATATTACTGCTATTTGCCTGGATTTTTATAATGGTTTTGATCCTTTTGGTACAGAAGCTATCCCCTTCCAGCATCGAAAGCGAGAAAATACTTAAAGGCCTGAGCGGAGAGGTACTTGTTGCTAACATTTTGGATAGGCTGCCTGAAGGCTGGCTTATAATTAATGACATTAAATTAGATGGAGCCCAGATTGACCATATAGCCATTGGACCAACTGGCATTTTTTGCTTGGAAACAAAGAACTGGAACAATGCCGGTTGCGATGAGAATGGAAATTGGTACCGCTTTCATCTTAGTCATTGGGTTCCCGTTAAAACCAGCCCTGCTGAACAAAATGCTGTTCATGTCTTATCGTTGGGAAGATACCTCAAGAAACGGCTAGGTTTGAATATTAAAATATACTCTATCATTGTATTGGCGAACTCTAACGCTAAACTCAATATAGCAGCAAAAGTAGTACCACCTGGGGATACTTTAATTTGCTTGCCGGGCGAGTTACATAAGCTGATACTTAATAATAAAGGGATAGAACTAACCTCTAATGAAGTGAGTGAGATCGCCATAACACTGGTTAGTAATAAAACTTAG